The genomic DNA CACCAAAATGGTTCAAGACCAGGTGGATGAGAACTACTCCCGACTCCTGGGATACGAGCTGCTGTACTTGTGGAACACTTTGGGAGCTTGTTTGAAGCACTCAACCATGTCCATTCAATTGGGTAATTATAAAAGTCAATGTTCCCAACAGACCTTGTTAGGATCTCCATGAGCTTGGAGAGGTGGGATCGATTATGGAACCAGGCATTCGTTGTGATTGGATATTTGCGGGGTCACCATCAAGTGAGGTATGTAGTTAGTCCGACCCAGTTTGTATGTAGGGGGTCCCCAGGCTGTGATTGAATCTTCTTTTCCGGGCTCATCCCTGATCTTTCCATTTGCAATTGACCCACATCGACGATAGGGATTGCCCCTCCCAAAAGGAGCagccatcaacatcatcaagcCCACAATCAACTTCATCATCAACTTGGGAAGTTAATTGCCACTCCCAAATGATGGTAGTTCCAAGTTGCAAGTTTTGAGTGATTTCGGCCATTTATTTTGGAGCTCGAGGCTTGCCAAAAAGACCattatcaacatcatcatcaacctcATTGGTTGTGGAACATTTAGGCACCTTTTGCCATTTCGGATGTTTGTGTGTGAGGGGGGGGGTCTTTATTTGGCTCCTTTTCCTAATTAGAACTTGGTGGGAAACCAAGACCTTGGGATCTCTCGCTTTAAGGTTGCAAAACGAGCAAATAAAATTGCTGGTTTTGTTCCACGTTGCTCCAGACCCAACGTCTCTTTAAGAAATGATTAGATTAACACATTCTCCGCCGATGTTGTGAGCTGATAAGCTGGCCAATGTATTGTATGGCGGTCTGAAAGAGCATAACCATTATTTGGATAAGTTCAACGACAAAGGGAGAAACTGAGAATAAAGTACACGATTGAAGTCAATGGGACAATTCCTAAAGAATGGAGATTAAAGAAATCTCGAATTGGGTCGCTTCCCAGTGGTTGGCTGGATCAATTCTCGCATTTCCGTGATGGGTCCACAAGCCTTGCCAAATGGCCCACTTGAGTTTAGACGGTTCGTTTCAGAATCTGCTACCGCCTTTGCCACAAGAATGGCAAATCTTGTTCAAAGTTAATGAAAATGAGCGAGAccatcaaaagaaatgggatttctttcaagtttcttttggCTTGTTGGGGAACACTCCTCTGTCTCTGCCTAGTTCCATGTTTTAGAAAGCAATCAATGATCACACACAGACATCAAAGTCTATTTGGGTGGTCTCTGTTGTGGGGGGGACTACGTTTGAAGTGGATGTGGCCATGTGGTGCGGTTTCCAAGGTTGAAATGAAACCGCACACTGTACTAGTAGAAGACAACCCGTTGACAGGCTTTTGATTCATCATACCAGGATCAAGCAAAAATATGGTCTACCATTTATGACATTTGTGCAGATTGCGTGTTCCCGTAAAAGCGAGTAAGACTGTGAATAAAAACTTTTCGTTTCCGTGCATTTTGACACTAACAGGAAAAGCGAAGTGCATTGGTTCGAGTAGTGCCTATCAGAGCATGATTCAAAAACAAGAAGTTCTAGATGACGTGCTCCATTTCGCAATCGTCAATCGTGTGAGGACCCAAAAATAACCGTTCAAAGTTGGCCCAAATTTCAACACAGTTTCCAATTTCATGCTCGAGTCAACCTGTCTATTCTGTCTATTGTTCGTACAGCAGAGGTCTGAGAAGGAGCAAAATATTCATAAACGTCAGTTCCGTATGGAAATGATATCGCGTTCCATTTGATTTCTTCCAGATTGTGAGAACATCTACGTGCCTGCCTTGGAAGGGGTGCGCCAGCTCATTTTGGGCTCAATTTACAGCAATTCCGGACTGGTCTTGGAAGCCAAACAAAGTTATGGAAAGGCCATCAAACAGGGCAGTGAAGTGGATGGAGGTGATATCCACGCAGCGGCCTTTGCCGCATACGAACTGGGTCTTCTCCTCTGTCGAACTGCCGAAGTGAGTAGAGCAGATTCTTGGATCTGAGGAAAGGCATGACTTGTTCACTTTTGATCTAGGAACAAGTTTACTATTTTAGTAAAATAggatcaaaagtttcaagattATATAAATCATGTAAAAGAGATAAGTCGATGTAATAAGATTGGACCCGAAAGGTAACATTGTGGAACTGGCACGGTAAATGTATTCCAGGCATGAGGCGCCTTAttcattgaatcattttcatgaaatgacAAGAGATGAAATTTTATCGCAATGATCTCCCATTCAAATAATGACATCCATGACGTCAGCAATGCTGATGCGAATAGTAATGATAATGGGAATGTGAAAGAGCATTGTTCTTCTGAAAGGAGAAACTTGATATAGGTTCCATTCCAATAGATTCAATTCGATTCGATTACGATTCATTGAAAGCGGAAGCAGCAAGATCCACATGATTCAAAACCGAAACCGAAACAAAAAAGCGAAGCCCATCTATTTGATCCCAGTGCAAAACTCATTGCTAATCTGTCCTATGGTAATACAGCCTTCACAAATCTCCAAAATGCATAGCCTAAAAAAGACCTTTGAGCAATGCATATTCTCCGCTTTCGTCTATCCATCGGATCtagtaaaaaaaggaatatcaATTCAGTTTCAAAAGGCTCTCTCTCCCTTACGATTTGACGACTCTTGACAATGCGTGGAATAAACCGCATAAAACATTGCCGCAACCGATACCCCATTTCTTCCATTGCTTtcgtttttcttgttcttcttccaacTTTTCCCGCCCTTGTACGGGACAAGATCTCGATCTCAATGACTTACGTTATTCAAATCTATTGACGTTTTCAAGAATAATAAAAATTCCCATAATCTGGCCGTGAGGGAAATTGTACCTACAGATGGCATTGCCTTGCCATCAATCAACAATCACACTGAGACCTACAAAACGAAACCCGAAGAGGCAGACCCCGCAATGGCATGTATGTAGGCAGGAAATTAAGGCCAACAAGCGCAACAATTCTgttttcctcagttttccAGGCTTGCTTCTCTTGTGAGCTCTCATGTTTAACTAAGTACATAAATCCAAGAAACACTCCATTATTTTTGATCTGCATCAATGGGGTAGGATTGTTGTTGAAACAGAAAGAAATCTACCTTAGTTTAAACATCTCTCAACCACACTAATTAGCAATAATTGCCAATTTCGACCAGATGTAATGTCATACTTGCCTTTTCAAACAAaccgctttttcaagaaagcacctttttgaacggtagatggcgatagcttCTGAAACTGATGATgtcaacttgaaaacgtctatTTAAAGTTAAACGATTATAAGCCAACTGGAATCAAATCGAAATAGTATAAGGCTATTGATCGTGTATTGACCATAACCTTAGACTTAGTTGAAGTATCGCAGCATGGCAAGTCTCAAGGTTTGAATGTTCAACATTTCAAggcaaacaaaattgaattgaaaacaatATAGTTTCTTATCGTAAAACTGATAACAATATTGGCTGAGTTTCTAAAATCTAAATGACATTAGTATATATAACCCGTGTACTCTCTTGTTGTTTCCAGACTCGAAGTGAGGGACGCCATTATTTGGAGTTTGCTCGGGACAATTATCGCAACTACGATTTCGAGCATCGTCTCTCTGTGCGGATCCAAGCAGCCCTCCGCTACTATTCCGACAATATCAAGGAACGACGAGCTCAAGAAATGATTTCCAGCTAATTGCCATTCGGTCTCCTCATTGTGTTGTCGTCCCCTTCTCAGTTCAATCTCGGCTCATCGTGTAAAAAGACGAGCCAGAAAATGAATAGTAAGAATAACAAGAAGATCTTGATGATGCCGACGATCGAGAGTTAGATCTGCAGAAGAACCATTTGATCTCCACGTGCTGTGTGTCGTTAATCTTAGTGCACATAATAATCTTCAATAATAACATCCACCCTCTGTCCATTGTCATTGCTTGAGACGCATATTTAATCTCCTGTACTATGTATATTCAGACGGGTAAAAAACCGTGATCACATTACCATGATCCACTCATCAGTATCAATTAATAGTTCAAATACTCAATATCCGGCGATTGAAGCTTGTGAACATTCCGGTAGTGAGAGCGCACCACTAGCATACAGTAAATGTTCACCCCCATCCACAGCCAGTTGCAGGAGGCTGCAAACACCACTTCCAGGTAGATGTAGTAACCAAAGATCAGCCAAAGGCCGAAGATGGCTTGAaaccccaccaccaccaacatgGCCACTAACCACGGGAGAATGAATCCTCGAATGTCCGTGGCCACGCCCAAGATCAGCAGCAACGAAAACAGTAGAATCACGGATAGGAGGAAGATGGTGAAACCCCCGGCACCCTGAAGAGACCCATCCACATTGGTCTCGAAAAATGGCAAGTAG from Tigriopus californicus strain San Diego chromosome 1, Tcal_SD_v2.1, whole genome shotgun sequence includes the following:
- the LOC131885156 gene encoding uncharacterized protein LOC131885156, which produces MIHFKSCWSPCFWYDNVRDGSMAVATYSLTMSVCLITYMSYIMLGGDSSQLYLPFFETNVDGSLQGAGGFTIFLLSVILLFSLLLILGVATDIRGFILPWLVAMLVVVGFQAIFGLWLIFGYYIYLEVVFAASCNWLWMGVNIYCMLVVRSHYRNVHKLQSPDIEYLNY